Proteins found in one Arthrobacter pascens genomic segment:
- a CDS encoding Gfo/Idh/MocA family protein, with product MKDVVLGLVGVGRIGVMHANNIAALNGALNPEGVNVRLRLTDVAEEHARTVASGLGAEFLPSVDELLASGLDGLVVATGTGTHPELITAGVDAGIPVFCEKPVALDVADALPVLEYIHDRQGVVQIGHQRRFDHGYQEARRAYQAGELGWIHSLRAVTCDMVPPPVEFLASSGGLFRDCSVHDFDILRWLTGREIVEVYAKGSNNGDPAIGAAGDVDTALALVTFDDGTVGTVSATRYNGAGHDVRLEIQGSRRSLMVGLDDKTAMASAEAGIGFPAGEPHRTFAERFDAAYRSEMAAFVELILGRRDNPCTPEDALAASRVADAAQESLATGVPIRVAQRVSS from the coding sequence GTGAAAGACGTCGTTCTGGGCCTGGTGGGAGTGGGGCGGATCGGCGTGATGCACGCCAATAACATCGCCGCCCTCAACGGGGCCCTCAACCCTGAGGGCGTCAACGTCCGGCTCCGGCTGACGGACGTCGCCGAAGAGCATGCCAGGACCGTCGCGTCTGGCCTCGGGGCAGAGTTCCTCCCGTCGGTGGACGAGCTTCTGGCGTCCGGGCTGGACGGCCTGGTGGTTGCCACCGGCACCGGCACGCACCCTGAGCTGATCACGGCAGGGGTCGACGCCGGAATCCCGGTCTTCTGCGAAAAGCCCGTGGCTTTGGACGTGGCGGATGCATTGCCGGTCCTGGAGTACATCCACGACCGGCAGGGCGTGGTGCAGATCGGCCACCAGCGCCGCTTTGACCACGGCTACCAGGAGGCCCGGCGGGCCTACCAGGCGGGGGAGCTGGGCTGGATCCACTCGCTGCGGGCGGTCACGTGCGACATGGTGCCGCCGCCGGTGGAATTCCTGGCCAGCTCGGGCGGCCTGTTCCGGGACTGCTCCGTCCACGATTTCGACATCCTCCGCTGGCTGACCGGCCGGGAGATCGTCGAGGTGTACGCGAAGGGCTCCAACAACGGGGATCCGGCCATCGGTGCAGCAGGGGACGTGGACACCGCCCTGGCACTGGTGACGTTCGACGACGGGACTGTCGGTACCGTCTCCGCCACCCGTTACAACGGGGCGGGCCATGATGTCCGCCTGGAAATCCAAGGGTCCCGCCGATCGCTGATGGTGGGGCTTGATGACAAAACGGCGATGGCCTCGGCCGAAGCCGGCATCGGTTTTCCTGCTGGGGAACCGCACCGGACCTTCGCCGAAAGGTTCGATGCTGCCTACCGCTCCGAGATGGCGGCCTTTGTGGAGCTGATCCTGGGCCGGCGCGATAATCCCTGCACACCGGAGGACGCGCTGGCGGCTTCCCGGGTGGCGGACGCCGCCCAGGAGTCCCTGGCCACAGGCGTGCCCATTCGTGTGGCCCAGAGAGTGTCAAGCTAA
- a CDS encoding sugar phosphate isomerase/epimerase family protein: protein MKIGLITDSVSRLPFDQALDLARELALSSVEVATGNWSESPHADLPTLKSSALARSEFQDLVVGRGLEISALNANGNQLHPVSGARHDQVVRDSITVAGELGVPTVVLMSGLPAARGDSTPNWITSAWPPENLDVLDYQWKEVAVPYWRELAKFAADNGVRLAVEPCGNQLVHNVATMQRLLNEVDNEAVGTNLDPSHLMWMGADIPTVVQALGSSIYHVHAKDIRVELPHARQNGMLDTTPLDQPRARAWNYVTLGLGHAQGATFWADFVYQLRAVGYDGTLNIEHEDTLVSSSEGVRRAAKLLGDVVLTETPDWSPARI from the coding sequence ATGAAGATTGGTTTGATCACAGATTCAGTGAGCCGGCTTCCATTTGACCAGGCGCTGGACTTGGCCAGGGAACTTGCCTTGAGCTCGGTTGAGGTGGCCACCGGTAACTGGTCCGAGAGTCCACATGCCGACCTTCCGACGCTGAAGTCCTCCGCGCTGGCCAGAAGCGAGTTCCAGGACCTGGTGGTCGGCCGCGGTCTGGAAATCAGCGCTCTGAACGCCAACGGCAACCAGCTCCACCCTGTCTCCGGAGCCAGGCACGATCAGGTGGTGCGCGACTCCATCACCGTCGCCGGAGAACTAGGTGTTCCCACGGTGGTGCTGATGTCTGGTTTGCCGGCAGCGCGCGGCGACTCCACCCCAAACTGGATTACTAGCGCGTGGCCCCCGGAAAACCTCGACGTTCTTGACTACCAGTGGAAAGAGGTCGCCGTTCCCTACTGGCGCGAACTGGCAAAGTTCGCTGCCGACAACGGCGTACGGCTTGCGGTGGAGCCATGCGGCAACCAGCTGGTCCACAATGTCGCAACAATGCAACGGCTGCTTAACGAAGTCGATAACGAAGCGGTCGGAACCAATCTGGACCCCTCACACCTGATGTGGATGGGAGCCGACATTCCTACTGTCGTCCAGGCGTTAGGCAGTTCCATCTACCACGTGCATGCAAAAGACATCCGTGTGGAACTCCCCCATGCCCGGCAAAATGGAATGCTGGACACCACCCCCCTAGACCAGCCGCGAGCACGCGCCTGGAACTACGTCACCCTCGGTCTCGGACACGCCCAAGGGGCCACCTTCTGGGCAGACTTTGTTTACCAGCTCCGCGCGGTTGGTTACGACGGAACTCTCAACATCGAGCATGAAGACACCCTGGTGAGCTCATCGGAGGGCGTTCGCCGCGCCGCAAAACTTCTGGGCGACGTCGTCCTCACCGAGACCCCAGACTGGTCCCCGGCAAGAATCTGA
- a CDS encoding GntR family transcriptional regulator, producing MADQLKISIDRSSPVPLYHQVVQGIEAAIHSGRLEPGSRLDNEIDLAARLNLSRPTMRKAMDELVRSGLLVRKRGVGTQVVSSQVRRPLELSSLFDDLSNNGSKPTTEVLSFSHVEADDATREALHLPAGATVFHFTRLRKVGGKPLALMENWVRDDITEINEDLLSSQGLYGILRNGGVNFRLATQRMGAMVANEYQAPLLETTPGSALVTMERTAVDDTGRNVETGHHVYRADSYSFEMTLVQR from the coding sequence ATGGCGGACCAACTCAAGATCAGCATCGACCGCTCTTCGCCGGTGCCCCTGTACCACCAGGTGGTGCAAGGCATTGAGGCCGCCATCCACTCGGGGCGGCTGGAACCCGGGAGCCGGCTCGATAACGAGATTGACCTCGCGGCCCGCCTGAATCTGTCGCGCCCCACCATGCGCAAGGCCATGGACGAACTGGTCCGTTCGGGCCTCCTGGTGCGGAAGCGGGGCGTAGGAACGCAGGTTGTTTCCAGCCAGGTCAGACGGCCGCTGGAGCTGTCCAGCCTGTTTGATGATCTGAGCAACAACGGGAGCAAACCCACTACGGAGGTGCTGTCCTTCAGCCACGTCGAAGCCGACGACGCCACGCGCGAAGCGCTGCATCTTCCGGCGGGTGCCACGGTCTTTCACTTCACCCGCCTTCGGAAAGTGGGCGGCAAGCCTTTGGCCCTGATGGAAAACTGGGTGCGCGACGACATCACGGAGATTAACGAGGACCTCCTTTCCAGCCAGGGCCTGTACGGCATCCTGCGCAACGGCGGAGTGAACTTCCGGCTGGCCACGCAGCGGATGGGCGCCATGGTTGCCAACGAGTACCAGGCCCCGCTTCTGGAAACTACCCCTGGCTCCGCCCTGGTGACCATGGAGCGCACCGCCGTGGACGACACCGGCAGGAATGTTGAGACAGGCCACCACGTGTACCGCGCCGATTCCTACAGTTTCGAAATGACCCTGGTCCAGCGCTGA
- a CDS encoding Gfo/Idh/MocA family oxidoreductase has product MAYLNRNPSDVVLPVRIGLIGSGWMGAFHADSIARRVPGAVLAAIADPNAESAQALAQALGTAKVTANAEDILADSEIDAVVIASPARFHSSLIAQAAAAGKHVFCEKPAGQGLDELDAALAAVEEAGVHFQIGFNRRYADDFLAAKKDLAAGIAGTPQLLRSLTRDPGTGSIPNAARVPAWTIFLETLIHDFDTLNWFNEGAEPVQVYAVADALVEPSLRDQGFLDTAVVTIRYSNGAVAVAEANFSALYGYDIRGEVFGSKGMVQAGRATETAARRYTAEGLSADTPRLNVELFRQAYTDELVDFAGAVRARRDGVPSSSDFSLTPGAADARRALAMALACIESVKRGAPVAVNETAAV; this is encoded by the coding sequence TTGGCTTATCTCAACCGCAATCCGTCCGACGTCGTCCTGCCCGTACGGATCGGGCTCATCGGCTCCGGCTGGATGGGGGCGTTCCATGCCGATAGCATCGCCCGCCGCGTCCCGGGCGCAGTCCTGGCGGCCATCGCCGATCCCAATGCGGAATCCGCGCAGGCCCTTGCCCAGGCGCTGGGCACGGCAAAGGTGACGGCCAACGCAGAAGACATCCTGGCCGATTCGGAGATCGATGCGGTGGTGATCGCCAGCCCCGCACGCTTCCACTCCTCACTGATCGCACAGGCCGCGGCCGCCGGCAAGCACGTTTTCTGCGAGAAGCCGGCGGGCCAGGGGCTCGACGAACTCGACGCTGCGCTCGCAGCGGTGGAAGAGGCCGGCGTGCACTTCCAGATCGGCTTCAACCGGCGCTACGCCGATGACTTCCTGGCCGCCAAGAAGGACCTGGCCGCAGGCATCGCCGGAACGCCGCAGCTCCTGCGCTCGCTGACGCGCGATCCCGGGACCGGAAGCATCCCGAACGCGGCCAGGGTCCCGGCATGGACCATCTTCCTGGAGACCCTCATCCATGATTTTGACACCCTCAACTGGTTCAACGAAGGTGCCGAGCCCGTGCAGGTCTACGCCGTGGCGGACGCGCTCGTGGAACCCTCCCTGCGCGACCAGGGGTTCCTGGACACCGCAGTGGTGACCATCCGCTACAGCAACGGTGCCGTGGCCGTGGCCGAAGCAAACTTCAGCGCACTGTACGGGTACGACATCCGCGGCGAAGTCTTCGGTTCCAAAGGCATGGTCCAGGCCGGCCGCGCCACGGAAACGGCGGCACGCCGGTACACGGCGGAGGGACTGTCCGCCGACACCCCGCGGCTTAATGTGGAGCTCTTCCGCCAGGCGTACACGGACGAACTTGTCGACTTCGCCGGTGCGGTCCGTGCCCGGCGCGACGGCGTGCCGTCGTCGTCCGATTTCTCCCTGACCCCCGGTGCTGCCGATGCCCGCCGGGCGCTGGCCATGGCGCTGGCGTGCATCGAATCGGTCAAGCGCGGCGCTCCGGTTGCGGTCAACGAGACGGCAGCCGTCTGA
- a CDS encoding sugar phosphate isomerase/epimerase family protein has product MKIALDPTPFHHSHSLLEFPRVAADLGYKYLQLTPHADMIPFYNHPKADDELVAQMNKACKDAGVEIASVLPVLRWSGPDEDAREAAVRYWKRAIQIALDLGVSTMNTEFSGRPEKAEESERAFYRSMEELLPIIEREGLDVLIDPHPDDFVEDGLAAIRVIRGLNSPNIGMVYVASHSFHMGNKPLEIMRAAGDKLRLVHASDTMDHHASHGLRYITNPPGNAVRVHQHLKIGDGDVNWDEFFGGLKEIGFLDKDNTVMVSSVFAEDDNAEDVSRYQLETMGRYIDKVK; this is encoded by the coding sequence ATGAAAATCGCCCTGGACCCCACCCCTTTCCATCACAGCCACAGCCTGCTGGAATTTCCGCGCGTGGCCGCCGACCTCGGATACAAGTACCTGCAGCTGACTCCGCATGCGGACATGATCCCCTTCTACAACCACCCCAAAGCCGACGATGAGCTGGTGGCCCAGATGAACAAGGCGTGCAAGGATGCCGGCGTCGAAATCGCGTCAGTCCTGCCGGTCCTGCGCTGGTCCGGTCCGGACGAGGACGCCCGCGAAGCTGCCGTCCGCTACTGGAAGCGCGCCATCCAAATCGCCCTAGACCTCGGCGTCAGCACCATGAACACCGAATTCAGCGGCCGCCCCGAGAAGGCCGAGGAATCCGAGCGCGCCTTCTACCGCTCCATGGAAGAGCTGCTGCCGATCATCGAGCGGGAGGGCCTGGATGTCCTGATCGACCCGCACCCGGACGACTTCGTCGAAGATGGCCTGGCCGCCATCCGCGTCATCCGCGGGCTCAACTCGCCCAACATCGGCATGGTCTACGTGGCCTCACACTCGTTCCACATGGGCAACAAGCCCTTGGAGATCATGAGGGCCGCCGGGGACAAGCTGCGCCTCGTCCACGCCTCGGACACCATGGACCACCACGCCTCCCACGGCCTGCGTTACATCACCAACCCGCCCGGAAACGCCGTACGGGTGCACCAGCACCTGAAGATCGGCGACGGCGACGTCAACTGGGACGAGTTCTTCGGCGGGCTCAAGGAAATCGGCTTCCTGGACAAGGACAACACAGTGATGGTATCCAGTGTCTTCGCCGAGGACGACAACGCCGAGGACGTGTCCCGTTACCAGCTGGAGACGATGGGCCGGTACATCGATAAGGTCAAGTAG
- a CDS encoding TIM barrel protein, protein MRLAVCAEMVFTDLPFVERVRRIHESGFDVELWDSRTKDISALKATGAVFSSMTGYTSGSLVDPDTADDVVRTAESLIPAALELGVSRMVVHPAELIDGHAARPVYRSTGGMWSTGARTLERLGRLGEKHGVTFCLENLNTILDHPGIPLARAKDTLALVEAAGHPHAKLMLDLYHAQLGEGNLIELVRTALPYIGEIQVADVPGRCEPGTGEINYAAVAKALAEAGYEGTVGMEAWARGGSHSALDAFRAAFTVYAEDKL, encoded by the coding sequence ATGCGTCTGGCCGTTTGCGCGGAGATGGTCTTTACGGACCTTCCGTTTGTGGAACGCGTGCGCCGGATCCACGAGTCCGGCTTTGATGTGGAGCTGTGGGATTCCCGGACCAAGGACATCAGTGCGCTCAAGGCCACGGGTGCAGTGTTTTCCTCCATGACGGGGTACACCTCAGGCAGCCTGGTGGACCCCGACACTGCCGATGACGTGGTGCGGACGGCGGAATCGCTGATCCCCGCCGCCCTGGAACTCGGCGTCAGCCGCATGGTGGTGCACCCTGCAGAACTCATTGACGGCCACGCCGCCCGCCCCGTGTACCGTTCCACCGGCGGGATGTGGAGCACCGGTGCCCGGACCCTGGAACGCCTCGGCAGGCTGGGCGAAAAACACGGCGTGACGTTCTGCCTCGAGAACCTCAACACCATCCTTGACCACCCAGGCATTCCGCTGGCACGCGCCAAGGACACGCTGGCCCTGGTGGAGGCTGCCGGGCACCCCCACGCCAAGCTGATGCTGGACCTGTACCACGCGCAGCTCGGGGAGGGGAACCTCATTGAGCTGGTGCGGACGGCCCTGCCCTACATCGGCGAAATCCAGGTGGCTGACGTCCCGGGCCGGTGCGAACCCGGAACAGGGGAAATCAATTACGCGGCCGTCGCCAAGGCGCTCGCGGAGGCCGGCTACGAGGGAACCGTGGGCATGGAAGCCTGGGCCAGGGGCGGGAGCCACTCGGCCCTGGACGCCTTCCGTGCCGCCTTCACGGTCTATGCGGAGGACAAACTGTGA
- a CDS encoding ABC transporter permease yields the protein MANAVLTATSDERVRTRNTIQKLLLRPEIGALVGALVLFVFFAAIAPVFLQPGSLATVLYGSSTIGIMAVGVALLMIGGEFDLSTGVAVITSALSASMFSWYFSTNIWVGVAFALVVSLGIGFINGWILVKTKLPSFIVTLASFLMLAGLNLGLTRMIGGAVATPSVSDLDGFDAARVLFASTIKIGGIDVSITVFVWIALVIVASWVLLRTKVGNWIFAAGGDANAARAVGVPVTKTKIGLFMAVGFCGWILGMHNLFAFNTVQSGEGVGNEFLYIIAAVIGGCLLTGGYGSAVGGAIGAFIFGMANKGIVYAQWNPDWFKFFLGLMLLLATIVNLIVKRRAELK from the coding sequence ATGGCCAATGCTGTCCTAACCGCCACCTCAGATGAGCGCGTCCGCACCCGAAATACCATCCAAAAATTGCTGTTGCGCCCCGAAATAGGCGCCCTCGTCGGCGCTCTGGTACTTTTCGTATTCTTTGCCGCCATCGCCCCCGTCTTCCTGCAGCCCGGTTCCCTGGCAACCGTGCTGTACGGCAGCTCCACCATCGGGATCATGGCCGTGGGCGTGGCCCTGCTGATGATCGGTGGCGAATTTGACCTCTCCACCGGCGTCGCAGTCATCACCTCAGCCCTCTCAGCCTCCATGTTCAGCTGGTACTTCAGCACAAATATCTGGGTCGGAGTTGCCTTCGCGCTCGTAGTGTCCCTGGGCATCGGGTTCATCAACGGCTGGATCCTCGTCAAAACAAAACTCCCCAGCTTCATCGTCACGCTGGCATCCTTCCTGATGCTTGCCGGCCTCAACCTCGGCCTGACCCGCATGATCGGCGGGGCGGTGGCAACCCCCTCGGTGTCCGACCTCGACGGTTTCGACGCCGCCCGCGTGCTGTTCGCCTCGACCATCAAGATCGGCGGCATCGACGTCAGCATCACGGTGTTCGTCTGGATCGCCCTGGTGATCGTGGCTTCCTGGGTCCTGCTGCGCACCAAGGTGGGCAACTGGATCTTCGCCGCCGGCGGCGACGCCAACGCGGCCCGCGCCGTGGGTGTGCCCGTCACCAAGACCAAGATCGGCCTGTTCATGGCTGTCGGTTTCTGCGGCTGGATCCTGGGCATGCACAACCTCTTCGCCTTCAACACCGTGCAGTCCGGTGAGGGAGTTGGCAACGAGTTCCTCTACATCATCGCCGCGGTCATCGGCGGCTGCCTTCTCACCGGCGGCTACGGCTCGGCCGTGGGCGGGGCGATCGGCGCGTTCATCTTCGGCATGGCCAACAAGGGCATCGTCTACGCGCAGTGGAACCCGGACTGGTTCAAGTTCTTCCTGGGCCTGATGCTGCTGCTGGCCACCATCGTCAACCTCATCGTCAAGCGCCGCGCGGAACTCAAGTAA
- a CDS encoding ATP-binding cassette domain-containing protein, with translation MNAKEIDQTTLLRNETDPLTHTPVHLLSLTKVGKNYGNILALSDVTMAVDNGRVTCVLGDNGAGKSTLIKIIAGLHQHDAGVLNIMGEERKFTSPRDALDAGIATVYQDLAVVPLMPIWRNFFLGSELTSGFGPFRSLDVEKMKAITLKELAEMGIDLRDVEQPIGQLSGGERQCVAIARAVYFGAKVLILDEPTAALGVKQSGVVLRYILQARDRGLGVIFITHNPHHAFPVGDRFLLLKRGKSIGYYDKKDITLDELTAQMAGGAELAELAHELEQLGGHKDVVAEVKSEVAGVAQTAGNTRQ, from the coding sequence ATGAATGCCAAAGAAATCGACCAAACCACACTGCTCCGGAACGAGACGGACCCGCTGACCCACACCCCCGTGCACCTGCTCTCGTTGACCAAGGTGGGGAAAAACTACGGCAACATCCTCGCGTTGAGCGATGTCACCATGGCCGTGGACAACGGCCGCGTCACCTGTGTCCTGGGTGATAACGGTGCGGGCAAGTCCACGCTGATCAAGATCATCGCCGGCCTGCACCAGCACGACGCCGGGGTCCTGAACATCATGGGCGAGGAACGGAAATTCACCTCGCCCCGTGACGCGCTCGACGCCGGAATCGCCACCGTCTACCAGGACCTCGCTGTTGTACCGCTGATGCCGATCTGGCGGAACTTCTTCCTCGGCTCGGAGCTGACCAGTGGTTTTGGCCCGTTCAGGAGCCTGGACGTCGAGAAGATGAAAGCCATCACGCTCAAGGAGCTCGCCGAGATGGGCATCGACCTCCGCGATGTGGAGCAGCCCATCGGCCAGCTCTCCGGCGGTGAACGCCAGTGTGTCGCGATCGCCCGCGCCGTGTACTTCGGTGCCAAGGTGCTGATCCTGGATGAGCCGACGGCGGCACTCGGCGTCAAGCAGTCCGGCGTGGTCCTGCGGTACATCCTCCAGGCCCGCGACCGCGGCCTCGGGGTCATCTTCATCACCCACAACCCGCACCACGCCTTCCCTGTCGGGGACCGGTTCCTGCTGCTCAAGCGCGGCAAGTCGATCGGCTACTACGACAAGAAGGACATCACCCTCGACGAGCTGACTGCCCAGATGGCCGGCGGCGCGGAACTCGCCGAACTCGCCCACGAGCTCGAACAGCTGGGCGGCCACAAGGACGTCGTTGCCGAAGTTAAGAGCGAAGTGGCCGGGGTGGCACAAACCGCCGGCAACACCCGCCAGTAA
- a CDS encoding LacI family DNA-binding transcriptional regulator, with translation MQRRPTLMDVAQAAGVSRALVSIVMRGAPGAAGPTRERVLTVARDLGYRPDSRARLLRSSRTRLLGVTFHGSAPFHAEIVDAVYAQAAERGYEVVLSAVGRSRSEARAIDGLLDFGSEALIVIAPSLGIRELERYAGRVPVVSLLRDDVGAFVDSISSDDRAGVRVAVEHLTGLGHWNIVHVDGGSAVSAARRRDAFRLEMMGRQLEPVIIPGGPGEDDGLRAGDSLQGSLPSAVIAFNDRSALGVMESLRAAGLRVPEDVSVLGFDNSQLAQLRFVQLSSVSSEAPLLAVAAVDRAVDRLEGRGGPVHVVSDPRLIVRRTTAPPAEAWKLGSNSTSFATGPIKFT, from the coding sequence ATGCAGCGCCGCCCAACTCTGATGGATGTCGCCCAAGCGGCGGGCGTTTCCAGGGCGCTGGTCTCGATTGTGATGCGGGGCGCTCCGGGGGCCGCGGGACCCACCCGGGAGAGGGTCCTCACTGTGGCGCGGGACTTGGGCTACCGGCCGGACAGCCGGGCGCGGTTGCTCCGGAGCAGCAGGACGAGGCTGCTCGGTGTCACCTTCCATGGCAGTGCCCCATTCCACGCGGAAATCGTCGACGCGGTCTACGCCCAGGCTGCAGAGCGGGGCTACGAAGTGGTGCTCAGTGCGGTCGGCCGCAGCCGATCTGAAGCGCGGGCGATTGACGGGCTTCTTGACTTCGGCTCGGAAGCGTTGATTGTCATCGCGCCGAGCTTGGGCATCAGGGAACTGGAGCGCTATGCCGGTCGCGTTCCTGTCGTAAGCCTCCTGCGTGACGACGTTGGCGCCTTCGTTGACTCGATCAGCAGCGACGATCGTGCCGGCGTCCGCGTAGCGGTAGAACACCTGACGGGCCTGGGGCACTGGAATATTGTCCATGTCGACGGTGGATCGGCCGTCTCGGCCGCGCGGCGCCGGGATGCTTTTCGGCTCGAGATGATGGGCCGCCAGCTTGAGCCGGTCATCATTCCTGGCGGGCCCGGGGAAGACGACGGTTTGAGGGCTGGGGATTCGCTCCAGGGGAGCCTCCCTTCTGCTGTCATTGCGTTCAACGACCGATCGGCTCTGGGTGTGATGGAAAGCTTGCGGGCTGCGGGGCTGCGTGTCCCCGAGGACGTATCGGTCCTTGGCTTCGACAACAGTCAGCTTGCGCAGCTCAGGTTCGTGCAGCTTTCGTCCGTCAGTTCGGAGGCGCCTCTGCTGGCCGTCGCTGCCGTCGACCGTGCGGTTGATCGATTGGAAGGCCGGGGCGGTCCCGTCCACGTAGTCAGTGACCCTCGTTTGATCGTCCGCAGGACAACGGCGCCACCCGCGGAGGCCTGGAAGCTGGGAAGTAACAGCACCTCGTTCGCCACGGGGCCGATCAAATTTACGTAA
- the iolB gene encoding 5-deoxy-glucuronate isomerase: MANWVYPLGSAAEGSWDVSLGTSDSALKVDGWAHTGLKVATLAAGAAVELPTAGEERIVVPLSGSFTAAVDGQNFQLAGRASVFNGPSDVLYTGTEKTLTISSADGGRVAIATAPARTSYPTRLVSAAETPVELRGAGNCSRQVHNFGTPAALEADRFIVCEVITPAGNWSSYPPHKHDEEKDGETSLEEIYYFETRVAPGGPAAPSGDDTHGDAIGYQRVYASDERPIDVSAEVRTGDVVLVPYGWHGPAMAAPGYDLYYLNVMAGPGPVRDWLISDDPHHGWIRQTWEGQDVDPRLPFGTQ; encoded by the coding sequence ATGGCCAACTGGGTATATCCGCTGGGTTCCGCCGCCGAAGGCAGCTGGGACGTTTCCCTGGGAACGTCCGACTCTGCACTGAAAGTGGACGGCTGGGCGCACACGGGGCTGAAGGTTGCGACGCTCGCCGCAGGTGCCGCCGTCGAACTTCCGACCGCCGGCGAGGAGCGCATTGTGGTTCCGCTGAGCGGATCCTTCACGGCCGCCGTCGACGGCCAGAACTTCCAGCTGGCCGGCAGGGCCAGCGTCTTCAACGGCCCCAGCGACGTGCTTTATACCGGCACGGAGAAAACCCTCACCATCAGCTCGGCCGACGGCGGCAGGGTTGCCATTGCGACCGCTCCGGCCAGGACTTCCTACCCGACCCGGCTTGTGAGTGCTGCCGAAACCCCGGTGGAGCTGCGCGGGGCCGGCAACTGCTCACGCCAAGTGCACAATTTCGGCACGCCGGCCGCACTGGAAGCTGACCGTTTCATCGTGTGCGAGGTCATCACGCCGGCGGGCAACTGGTCCTCCTACCCTCCGCATAAGCACGACGAGGAAAAGGACGGCGAGACCAGCCTCGAGGAGATCTACTACTTCGAAACCCGGGTTGCGCCCGGCGGCCCGGCGGCACCCTCAGGCGACGACACGCACGGCGACGCCATCGGCTACCAACGGGTCTACGCCTCCGACGAGCGGCCCATCGATGTCTCGGCGGAAGTCCGCACCGGCGACGTCGTCCTCGTCCCCTACGGCTGGCACGGGCCCGCCATGGCCGCCCCGGGCTACGACCTGTACTACCTGAACGTGATGGCCGGCCCCGGCCCCGTGCGCGACTGGCTCATCAGCGATGATCCACACCACGGCTGGATCCGCCAGACGTGGGAGGGCCAAGACGTGGACCCGCGGCTGCCGTTCGGAACTCAGTAG
- a CDS encoding substrate-binding domain-containing protein: MKKISWRKAALIAAVVPMVALSACSSTGGKTETVNGGGGGTVADTPRLKVAMITHAAAGDTFWDIVRKGAESAATKDNVELLYSGDAEGGRQAQLVQQAIDQKVDGILITLAKPEALKDVVKKAVDAGIPVVSFNAGEDQSKAMGAITHFGQSDKLAGVTVGQRLAAEGIKHPICVIQEQGHVGHENRCAGVKEQVPGSEILNVNGADMTSVSSTVTAKLQSTPDADAIIGLGAPFTLTIVKSVKETGSKVKVASFDLNGELAKAIEDGSVAFTVDQQPYLQGYGAVDTIWLNKVGGFKVGGGQQVYTGPAVVDKSNAADVSKFAQAGIR, translated from the coding sequence GTGAAGAAGATTTCTTGGCGGAAGGCAGCCCTGATAGCGGCCGTCGTTCCGATGGTGGCCCTGAGCGCCTGTTCAAGCACGGGCGGCAAGACCGAAACCGTAAATGGTGGGGGAGGTGGCACGGTTGCGGACACGCCGCGATTGAAGGTCGCGATGATCACCCACGCGGCCGCCGGCGACACGTTCTGGGACATCGTCCGGAAGGGTGCCGAGAGCGCCGCGACGAAGGACAACGTCGAGCTGCTTTACAGCGGGGACGCTGAGGGGGGCCGCCAGGCGCAGTTGGTGCAGCAGGCCATTGACCAGAAGGTGGACGGTATCCTCATCACGCTGGCCAAGCCCGAGGCCCTGAAGGACGTCGTCAAGAAGGCGGTGGACGCGGGGATTCCCGTGGTGAGCTTCAACGCCGGTGAAGACCAGTCGAAGGCTATGGGCGCTATCACCCACTTTGGGCAGAGCGACAAGCTCGCCGGTGTCACGGTGGGACAGCGACTCGCCGCAGAGGGCATCAAGCACCCGATCTGCGTGATTCAGGAGCAGGGCCACGTCGGCCACGAAAACCGGTGTGCCGGTGTCAAGGAACAGGTTCCCGGCTCCGAGATCCTCAACGTCAACGGCGCGGACATGACCTCCGTTTCCTCTACGGTGACGGCCAAGCTCCAGTCCACGCCGGACGCCGACGCGATCATCGGTCTCGGCGCCCCGTTCACGCTCACCATTGTGAAGTCCGTGAAGGAAACAGGCAGCAAGGTCAAGGTGGCTTCGTTCGACCTGAACGGCGAGCTGGCCAAGGCCATTGAAGACGGAAGTGTCGCGTTCACCGTGGACCAGCAGCCCTATCTCCAGGGCTACGGCGCTGTGGACACCATTTGGCTGAACAAAGTGGGCGGTTTCAAGGTTGGCGGCGGGCAGCAGGTCTACACGGGCCCGGCTGTTGTCGACAAGAGCAATGCAGCCGATGTCTCCAAGTTCGCTCAGGCCGGCATCCGCTAA